The following coding sequences are from one Kosakonia sp. H02 window:
- the fadR gene encoding fatty acid metabolism transcriptional regulator FadR, with protein sequence MVIKAQSPAGFAEEYIIESIWNCRFPPGSILPAERELSELIGVTRTTLREVLQRLARDGWLTIQHGKPTKVNNFWETSGLNILETLARLDHESVPQLIDNLLSVRTNISTIFIRTAFRQHPEDALKVLASAREVEDHADAFAELDYSIFRGLAFASGNPIYGLILNGMKGLYTRIGRHYFSSPEARSLALGFYHQLAEVCEHAQHDKVYELVRRYGHESGEIWHRMQKTMPGDLALQSR encoded by the coding sequence TATATGGAATTGTCGCTTTCCTCCGGGTTCGATCCTTCCTGCCGAGCGCGAGCTATCTGAGCTGATTGGCGTCACACGCACCACACTACGTGAGGTTTTGCAGCGTCTTGCTCGCGATGGCTGGCTGACGATTCAGCACGGCAAGCCGACGAAAGTGAACAATTTCTGGGAAACGTCGGGGCTGAATATCCTGGAAACGCTGGCGCGGCTGGATCACGAAAGTGTTCCGCAACTGATCGACAATCTTTTGTCCGTTCGCACCAATATTTCCACCATCTTCATTCGTACGGCGTTTCGTCAGCATCCCGAGGATGCCTTAAAAGTACTGGCCAGCGCGCGTGAAGTGGAAGACCATGCCGACGCGTTTGCTGAGCTGGACTACAGCATTTTCCGTGGCCTGGCATTCGCCTCCGGCAACCCGATCTATGGTCTGATTCTGAACGGGATGAAAGGGCTGTATACCCGCATTGGCCGCCATTACTTCTCCAGCCCTGAAGCCCGCAGCCTGGCGCTCGGCTTCTATCATCAACTGGCGGAAGTGTGCGAGCATGCGCAGCACGATAAGGTTTACGAACTGGTGCGTCGCTACGGCCACGAAAGCGGCGAGATTTGGCACCGCATGCAGAAAACGATGCCCGGGGATTTAGCGCTCCAGAGCCGGTAA